The Coregonus clupeaformis isolate EN_2021a chromosome 8, ASM2061545v1, whole genome shotgun sequence genome has a segment encoding these proteins:
- the LOC121572972 gene encoding myozenin-2-like, translating to MEPEKFNSTCLPKSYHSPWDQAIYLHDPSLANSLATRLPEPEAKPEGPGYKSFNRLATPFGGKSTRPAPLFKVPEMEHNPMPELYPEP from the exons ATGGAACCAGAGAAGTTCAACAGCACATGCCTCCCCAAGTCCTACCACTCCCCCTGGGACCAGGCCATCTACCTCCACGACCCCTCCCTGGCCAATAGCCTTGCCACCCGCCTGCCAGAGCCAGAGGCCAAGCCTGAAGGACCAGGGTACAAGAGCTTCAACAG GTTGGCTACCCCATTCGGTGGCAAGTCCACCAGACCGGCTCCGTTGTTCAAGGTCCCCGAGATGGAACACAACCCCATGCCAGAGCTGTACCCAGAGCCCTAG